One Jannaschia sp. GRR-S6-38 genomic window carries:
- a CDS encoding DMT family transporter, with translation MTDAGRGIALMCLTMLALAVQDGFSRHLAGEYNVWMVVMIRYWFFAALACGLAASRGRLRAAFATPRPFLQAGRGLLFTAEIVILVWAFTELGLARSHAIFALCPLITAAIAVWVLGERIGARRWLAIAAGFAGVLVILRPGAAGWDATALAPLLAAAMFGLYAVLTRLAARTDTALTSFVWTGVTGAVAMTLPGLWFWQPMAPADWGWMAGLCGVAALGQWLFIKTYEAAEAGLVQPFAYLQLVFASLIGVTVFGETLAANVVIGAGIVIAAGLFTILRARPAPGEGPLDRGAG, from the coding sequence ATGACCGACGCGGGCCGCGGCATCGCGTTGATGTGCCTGACCATGCTGGCGCTCGCGGTGCAGGACGGCTTCTCGCGGCACCTGGCGGGCGAATACAACGTCTGGATGGTGGTGATGATCCGCTACTGGTTCTTCGCCGCGCTGGCCTGCGGGCTGGCGGCGAGCCGGGGCCGGCTCCGCGCGGCCTTCGCCACGCCCCGGCCGTTCCTGCAGGCCGGGCGCGGGCTGCTCTTCACCGCCGAGATCGTGATCCTCGTCTGGGCCTTCACCGAGCTGGGGCTTGCGCGCAGCCACGCGATCTTCGCGCTTTGCCCGCTGATCACCGCGGCCATCGCCGTCTGGGTGCTGGGTGAGCGCATCGGCGCGCGCCGTTGGCTTGCCATCGCCGCGGGCTTCGCCGGCGTCCTTGTGATCCTGCGGCCCGGTGCCGCCGGCTGGGACGCGACGGCGCTCGCACCGCTTCTGGCGGCGGCGATGTTCGGGCTCTACGCCGTGCTGACCCGACTGGCCGCGCGCACCGACACGGCGCTGACCAGCTTCGTCTGGACCGGCGTGACCGGCGCCGTCGCCATGACCCTGCCGGGGCTGTGGTTCTGGCAGCCGATGGCGCCGGCCGACTGGGGCTGGATGGCGGGGCTCTGCGGGGTGGCGGCGCTGGGCCAGTGGCTCTTCATCAAGACCTACGAGGCGGCCGAGGCCGGGCTGGTCCAGCCCTTCGCCTATCTGCAGCTCGTCTTCGCGAGCCTGATCGGGGTCACCGTCTTCGGCGAGACGCTGGCGGCCAATGTCGTGATCGGCGCGGGGATCGTCATCGCGGCGGGGCTCTTCACGATCCTGCGGGCGCGCCCTGCGCCGGGCGAGGGGCCGCTCGACCGCGGCGCGGGATAG
- the mnmD gene encoding tRNA (5-methylaminomethyl-2-thiouridine)(34)-methyltransferase MnmD encodes MGDGNPPELDWRDGVPVARAFGDPYFSLADGAAETRHVFLGGNDLPARLRDGFHVAELGFGTGLNALVLAAAWTGPGRIAMTSFEAFPMAKDDMARALSGFPGLGAEALLDQWPGERIALGGLDLTLIPGDARDTLPRWAGRADAWFLDGFAPARNPELWEPDLMAQVARHTAPGGSFATYTAAGHVRQALAAAGFAVERVPGFGRKRHMTRGRLP; translated from the coding sequence ATGGGCGACGGAAATCCCCCCGAACTGGACTGGCGCGACGGTGTCCCCGTCGCGCGCGCCTTCGGTGACCCGTATTTCTCGCTGGCCGACGGGGCGGCCGAGACGCGGCACGTCTTCCTCGGCGGCAACGATCTGCCCGCGCGCCTGCGCGACGGCTTCCACGTGGCCGAGCTAGGCTTCGGCACCGGGCTGAACGCGCTGGTGCTGGCCGCCGCCTGGACCGGGCCGGGCCGCATCGCGATGACCAGCTTCGAAGCCTTCCCAATGGCGAAGGACGACATGGCCCGCGCGCTGTCGGGCTTCCCGGGCCTCGGCGCTGAGGCCCTGCTCGACCAGTGGCCGGGCGAGCGGATCGCGCTGGGCGGGCTCGACCTGACGCTGATCCCGGGCGACGCGCGCGACACCCTGCCGCGCTGGGCCGGGCGCGCTGACGCTTGGTTCCTCGACGGCTTCGCCCCAGCCCGCAATCCCGAGCTCTGGGAGCCGGATCTGATGGCTCAGGTCGCGCGCCACACCGCGCCCGGCGGCAGCTTCGCCACCTACACGGCGGCGGGCCATGTCCGGCAGGCGCTGGCCGCGGCGGGTTTCGCGGTCGAGCGCGTGCCGGGCTTCGGCCGCAAGCGTCACATGACGCGCGGGCGGCTGCCATGA
- a CDS encoding NAD(P)/FAD-dependent oxidoreductase codes for MRVLAIDVTILGAGVSGLSCGWALARRGARVRVVDPGGVGAGASGGIVGALAPHVPEQWNPKKAFQLDSLLMSEAWWAEVAQAGGGDPGYARTGRLQPIADAEARARALERAEGARRLWRGAAVWEVVPAPDGWSPGTAEVIRDTLSARLHPARACDALARAIRAAGGEIVAAAAPEGAVLHATGWEGLAEMRDGRGRAAGTGVKGQAVLLELDRRDRPQLYVDGLHVVPHADGTTAIGSTSERDFDHAEPDGQAEALLERARAVLPGLRDAPVLRRWAGIRPRARSRAPLAGAWPGRPGQFVANGGFKIGFGMAPKLAEILADLILDGRDAIPEPFRADDLAPGTEGA; via the coding sequence ATGCGGGTCTTGGCAATCGACGTCACCATCCTGGGCGCGGGCGTATCCGGCCTGTCCTGCGGCTGGGCGCTGGCCCGGCGCGGCGCGCGGGTGCGCGTGGTCGATCCCGGCGGCGTCGGCGCCGGGGCCTCGGGAGGGATCGTCGGCGCGCTGGCCCCGCATGTGCCCGAGCAGTGGAACCCGAAGAAGGCCTTCCAGCTCGACAGCCTGCTGATGTCCGAGGCCTGGTGGGCCGAGGTGGCGCAGGCCGGGGGCGGCGATCCGGGCTATGCGCGGACCGGCCGGCTGCAGCCGATCGCGGATGCCGAGGCCCGCGCCCGCGCGCTGGAGCGCGCCGAGGGGGCGCGGCGGCTCTGGCGCGGCGCGGCGGTCTGGGAAGTCGTGCCGGCGCCCGACGGCTGGTCGCCCGGCACGGCCGAAGTCATCCGCGACACGCTCTCGGCCCGCCTGCACCCCGCGCGCGCCTGCGACGCGCTGGCCCGCGCGATCCGCGCCGCGGGGGGCGAGATCGTGGCGGCGGCCGCGCCCGAGGGCGCGGTGCTGCACGCCACCGGCTGGGAAGGACTGGCCGAGATGCGCGACGGCCGGGGCCGCGCGGCGGGGACCGGTGTGAAGGGCCAGGCGGTGCTGCTGGAGCTGGACCGGCGCGACCGGCCGCAGCTTTACGTCGACGGGCTGCATGTCGTGCCCCATGCCGACGGCACGACCGCGATCGGCTCGACCTCCGAGCGCGATTTCGACCATGCCGAGCCGGACGGTCAGGCCGAGGCGCTGCTGGAGCGCGCCCGCGCCGTCCTGCCCGGTCTGCGCGACGCGCCCGTGCTGCGCCGCTGGGCCGGCATCCGCCCGCGCGCCCGGTCCCGCGCGCCGCTGGCCGGCGCCTGGCCGGGGCGGCCGGGGCAGTTCGTCGCCAATGGCGGGTTCAAGATCGGCTTCGGCATGGCACCGAAACTGGCCGAGATCCTGGCCGACCTGATCCTCGACGGACGGGACGCGATCCCCGAGCCCTTCCGCGCCGACGATCTTGCACCCGGGACCGAAGGGGCCTAG
- a CDS encoding queuosine precursor transporter: MLLPILAMAAIVVASNIGVQFLIADGWLTWGAFSYPLAFLVTDVTNRLHGPDRARRVVLWGFAVGLVCSLIGTQIQGEFGPLVTWRIALASGTAFLVAQLIDLGVFSALRDRVWYVAPLTSSVVGSVVDTAIFFTIAFAGFLAFPAAWGDVSWAQEATAVGPLWVGLALADWSVKIGVALLALVPFRLITGKMTQKVA; this comes from the coding sequence ATGCTTCTTCCAATCCTCGCCATGGCGGCGATCGTCGTCGCGTCCAATATCGGCGTGCAGTTCCTCATCGCCGATGGCTGGCTCACCTGGGGGGCGTTCAGCTATCCGCTGGCCTTCCTCGTGACCGACGTCACCAACCGCCTGCACGGGCCCGACCGCGCGCGCCGCGTCGTGCTGTGGGGCTTCGCCGTGGGCCTCGTCTGCTCGCTGATCGGCACGCAGATCCAGGGCGAGTTCGGGCCGCTCGTGACCTGGCGCATCGCGCTGGCCTCCGGCACCGCGTTCCTCGTCGCGCAACTGATTGACCTCGGGGTGTTTTCCGCGCTGCGGGACCGGGTTTGGTACGTCGCGCCGCTGACCTCGTCGGTGGTGGGCTCGGTTGTGGACACGGCGATCTTCTTCACCATCGCCTTCGCGGGCTTCCTGGCCTTCCCCGCCGCCTGGGGCGACGTGTCCTGGGCGCAGGAGGCGACGGCCGTCGGGCCGCTCTGGGTCGGGCTGGCGCTAGCCGACTGGTCGGTGAAGATCGGCGTGGCGCTGCTCGCGCTGGTGCCGTTCCGGCTCATCACCGGGAAAATGACACAAAAGGTTGCGTGA